The following coding sequences lie in one Hippopotamus amphibius kiboko isolate mHipAmp2 chromosome 7, mHipAmp2.hap2, whole genome shotgun sequence genomic window:
- the LOC130857304 gene encoding cytochrome P450 1B1 — protein sequence MGTSLSPDDLLPPIPLSAQQTMLLLLLSVLAAVHVGQWLLRQRRRQPGSAPPGPFAWPLIGNAASVGPAPHLSFERLARRYGDVFQIRLGSCPVVVLNGERAIRQALVQQGAAFADRPPFASFRVVSGGRSLAFGQYSESWKVQRRAAHSTMRAFCTRQPRGRQVLESHVVGETRELVALLVRGSEGGAFLDPRPLTVVAVANVMSAVCFGCRYSHDDAEFRELLSHNEEFGRTVGAGSLVDVLPWLQRFPNPVRTAFREFEKLNRSFSNFVLDKFLRHRESLRPGAAPRDMMDAFILSAGKEDAAGSGDGGARLDEEYVPATVTDIFGASQDTLSTALQWLLILFTRYPEVQARVQEEVDQVVGRDRLPCLDDQPKLPYVMAFLYEAMRFSSFVPVTIPHATSANASVLGYHIPKDTVVFVNQWSVNHDPVKWSNPEDFDPARFLDKDGFINKDLASSVMIFSVGRRRCIGEELSKMQLFLFISILAHECNFRANPDEPSKMDFNYGLTIKPKSFKINVTLRESMELLDSTVQRLQAEEDCQ from the exons ATGGGCACCAGCCTCAGCCCGGACGATCTTCTGCCGCCAATCCCTCTGTCGGCCCAACAGACCATGCTTCTGTTGCTGCTCTCGGTGCTGGCCGCGGTGCACGTGGGCCAATGGTTGTTgaggcagcggcggcggcagccgGGGTCCGCGCCCCCGGGTCCCTTCGCTTGGCCGCTGATCGGAAACGCGGCGTCAGTGGGCCCGGCCCCGCACCTCTCGTTCGAGCGCTTGGCGCGGCGCTATGGCGACGTCTTCCAGATCCGCCTGGGCAGCTGCCCGGTGGTGGTGCTGAACGGCGAGCGCGCCATCCGTCAGGCCCTGGTGCAGCAGGGCGCCGCTTTCGCCGACCGGCCTCCCTTCGCCTCTTTCCGCGTGGTGTCTGGTGGCCGCAGTCTGGCTTTCGGCCAGTACTCGGAGAGCTGGAAGGTGCAGCGGCGCGCGGCGCACAGCACGATGCGAGCCTTCTGCACGCGCCAGCCGCGCGGCCGCCAGGTCCTCGAGAGCCACGTGGTAGGCGAGACGCGGGAGCTGGTGGCGCTGCTGGTGCGAGGCAGCGAGGGCGGCGCCTTCCTCGACCCGCGGCCGCTGACCGTGGTGGCCGTGGCCAACGTCATGAGCGCCGTGTGCTTCGGCTGCCGCTACAGCCACGACGACGCCGAGTTCCGCGAGCTGCTCAGCCACAACGAGGAGTTCGGGCGTACGGTGGGCGCCGGCAGCTTGGTGGACGTGCTCCCCTGGCTGCAGCGCTTCCCCAACCCCGTGCGCACCGCCTTCCGTGAATTCGAGAAGCTCAATCGCAGCTTCAGCAACTTCGTCCTAGATAAGTTCCTGAGGCATCGCGAAAGCCTTCGGCCCGGGGCCGCCCCCCGCGACATGATGGACGCCTTCATCCTCTCGGCGGGAAAGGAAGATGCGGCGGGTTCTGGCGACGGAGGCGCGCGGCTGGACGAAGAGTACGTGCCGGCCACCGTTACAGACATCTTCGGCGCCAGCCAGGATACTCTCTCCACCGCGCTGCAGTGGCTGCTCATCCTCTTCACCAG GTATCCGGAAGTGCAGGCTCGGGTACAGGAAGAAGTGGATCAAGTGGTGGGTAGGGACCGGCTGCCCTGCCTGGACGACCAGCCCAAACTGCCCTATGTCATGGCCTTTCTTTACGAAGCCATGCGCTTCTCCAGCTTTGTGCCTGTCACCATTCCTCACGCCACCTCAGCCAACGCTTCTGTCTTGGGCTACCATATCCCCAAGGACACGGTGGTTTTTGTTAACCAGTGGTCCGTGAATCATGACCCGGTGAAGTGGTCGAACCCAGAAGACTTTGATCCAGCTCGATTTTTGGACAAGGATGGCTTCATCAACAAGGACCTGGCCAGCAGTGTGATGATTTTTTCAGTGGGCAGACGGCGGTGCATCGGGGAAGAGCTTTCCAAGATGCAGCTGTTTCTCTTCATCTCCATCCTGGCTCATGAGTGCAATTTCAGGGCCAATCCAGATGAGCCTTCGAAAATGGATTTTAATTACGGTCTGACCATTAAACCCAAGTCATTTAAAATCAATGTCACACTCAGAGAGTCCATGGAGCTCCTTGATAGCACTGTCCAAAGGTTACAAGCTGAGGAAGACTGCCAGTGA